The following are from one region of the Acipenser ruthenus chromosome 19, fAciRut3.2 maternal haplotype, whole genome shotgun sequence genome:
- the LOC117424110 gene encoding RING finger and SPRY domain-containing protein 1-like, with amino-acid sequence MIIATWIVFYASRSLARGLLLTLELHFLRFWETSAAGTMGNNCICREDSEAEDGTAPPNQLRQVENTATEPEVRSRPRDPVRPPRRGRGPHEPRRKKQNVDGLVLDTLAVIRTLVDNDQEPPYSMITLHEMAETDEGWLEVVQSLIRVIPLEDPLGPAVITLLLDECPLPTKDALQKLSEMLNLSGAVACQDASSPAKHRNTTAVLGCLAEKLAGPASIGLLSPGTLEYLLESLSSESHPTVMLFALIALEKFAQTSENKLTVSESSISNRLMILETWANHTDSLKRQVGFCAQWSLDNLFLKEGRQFTYEKVNLNNINAMLNSNDVSEYLKISPSGMEARCDASSFESVRCTFCVDSGVWYYEVTVVTSGVMQIGWATKDSKFLNHEGYGIGDDEYSCAYDGCRQLIWYNARSKPHSHPCWKEGDTIGFLLDLSKKQMVFYLNGNQLPPEKQVFSSATSGFFAAASFMSYQQCEFNFGAKPFRYQPPVKFSTFNDYASLASDEKIILPRHRRLALLKQVSIRDNCCTLCCDKMADTELKPCGHSGMCMECALLLETCPLCRQDIKTRVALISHVS; translated from the exons ATGATCATAGCCACTTGGATTGTGTTCTATGCAAGTAGGAGCCTTGCGCGAGGTTTGCTGTTGACTCTAGAGCTGCACTTTCTAAGGTTTTGGGAAACCTCTGCTGCCGGGACCATGGGAAACAACTGCATTTGCCGAGAGGACAGTGAAGCCGAGGACGGCACAGCTCCCCCCAACCAGCTCCGGCAAGTGGAGAACACTGCCACAGAGCCAGAGGTGCGAAGCCGGCCGCGGGACCCTGTTAGACCACCCAGGCGTGGCCGAGGACCACATGAACCCAGGAGAAAGAAACAAAATGTGGACGGGCTGGTGCTGGATACACTGGCTGTCATCAGGACACTAGTTGATAA tGACCAGGAGCCACCATATTCCATGATCACTTTACATGAAATGGCCGAAACAG ACGAGGGCTGGCTGGAAGTTGTCCAGTCTTTGATCAGGGTGATTCCATTAGAAGATCCACTGGGACCAGCTGTTATAACTCTACTGCTTGACGAATGCCCACTGCCAACCAAA gatgCATTACAGAAGCTTTCTGAAATGCTTAATCTGAGTGGAGCTGTGGCGTGTCAGGACGCTTCAAGTCCTGCCAAACATCGCAACACTACGGCAGTTCTGGGATGCTTGGCGGAAAAACTAGCCG GTCCTGCTAGCATAGGTCTTCTAAGCCCCGGGACTTTGGAGTATTTATTGGAAAGCTTG AGTTCAGAGTCACACCCGACAGTGATGCTTTTTGCCCTCATTGCACTTGAAAAATTTGCACAAACAA GTGAAAATAAGTTGACTGTGTCTGAGTCGTCTATCAGCAACCGGCTAATGATATTGGAGACCTGGGCAAACCACACTGACTCCCTGAAACGACAGGTTGGATTCTGTGCACAGTGGAGCTTAGACAATCTCT ttCTGAAAGAGGGACGTCAGTTCACGTATGAGAAAGTGAACCTTAACAACATTAACGCTATGTTGAATAGCAACGATGTCAGCGAGTACCTCAAAATCTCACCGAGTGGGATGGAG GCCCGCTGTGATGCCTCTTCATTTGAAAGTGTGCGGTGTACGTTCTGTGTGGATTCTGGTGTCTGGTACTATGAAGTTACCGTTGTTACTTCAGGTGTAATGCAGATTGGTTGGGCGACCAAAGACAGTAAATTTCTTAATCAT GAGGGTTATGGTATTGGTGATGATGAGTACTCCTGCGCATATGATGGCTGCCGGCAGCTGATTTGGTACAATGCCAGAAGTAAACCACATTCGCACCCATGCTGGAAAGAAG GTGATACGATAGGATTTCTATTAGACTTAAGTAAGAAGCAGatggttttttatttaaatggaaaCCAGCTTCCCCCAGAGAAACAAGTCTTCTCATCTGCCAC ATCTGGCTTTTTTGCTGCAGCAAGTTTTATGTCTTACCAGCAGTGTGAGTTCAACTTCGGGGCAAAACCCTTCAGATATCAACCACCTGTTAAATTTAGCACCTTCAACGACTATGCCTCTCTTGCATCTGACGAAAAGATTATACTGCCAAG ACACAGACGATTGGCTCTGCTGAAACAAGTGAGCATTAGAGACAACTGCTGTACACTGTGCTGTGACAAGATGGCAGACACAGAACTCAAGCCATGCGGTCATAG TGGTATGTGTATGGAGTGTGCCTTACTCCTGGAGACCTGCCCATTGTGTCGACAAGACATAAAGACCAGAGTCGCGCTGATCTCCC
- the LOC117424206 gene encoding PSME3-interacting protein-like isoform X2: protein MAGAGDGKVFVNRKFESETEIEEKRQKRQEEWEKVRKPEDPEECPEEVYDPRSLFDRLQEQKDKKQQEYEEQFKFKNMVKCLDEDESNFLDEVSRQQMLVEKQRRDEDLKELNEYRSTLSKLTANTETRKEPEKKAATKSAENKNTFSQAKLLAGAVKRRSSDTSDSVKKQKLETNKGSSHRGSEAVGRGSGAGSVVHRVGILVQVLFNELLCLSSGSEAEGRFLGAGSVVHRPSVAVCVGILPGLGAYSGSSDSDSSTDSEV from the exons ATGGCTGGAGCAGGGGATGGGAAAGTTTTCGTTAACCGGAAGTTTGAGTCGGAAACTGAAATAGAGGAAAAACGCCAGAAAAGACAAGAAGAATGGGAGAAAGTGCGTAAACCCGAGGACCCAGAAG aatgcCCGGAGGAGGTGTATGACCCTCGATCTCTGTTTGACCGGCTGCAGGAGCAGAAGGATAAGAAACAGCAGGAGTACGAGGAGCAGTTCAAATTCA AAAATATGGTGAAGTGTCTGGACGAAGATGAATCGAATTTCCTGGATGAGGTTTCCAGGCAACAGATGCTGGTAGAGAAGCAGCGCAGGGATGAAGATCTGAAGGAATTGAATGAATACAGAA GCACTCTCTCAAAACTGACAGCAAATACCGAAACCAGGAAAGAACCAGAGAAGAAAGCGGCGACTAAATCAGCGGAGAACAAGAACACATTCTCTCAGGCCAAGCTTCTGGCAGGAGCTGTCAAACGCAGGAG TTCAGACACATCAGACAGTGTGAAGAAACAGAAGTTAGAAACAAACAAGGGCAGCAGCCACCGAG GGAGCGAGGCGGTGGGGAGGGGCTCAGGTGCTGGCTCTGTGGTGCACCGCGTGGGCATCCTGGTCCAGGTTCTGTTTAATGAGCTGCTGTGTCTGTCCTCAGGGAGCGAGGCGGAGGGGAGGTTCTTGGGCGCTGGCTCTGTGGTGCACCGCCCCTCTGTGGCGGTGTGTGTGGGCATCCTGCCGGGCCTGGGGGCCTACTCAGGAAGCAGCGACTCCGACTCCAGCACAGACAGCGAAG TTTGA
- the LOC117424206 gene encoding PSME3-interacting protein-like isoform X3 codes for MAGAGDGKVFVNRKFESETEIEEKRQKRQEEWEKVRKPEDPEECPEEVYDPRSLFDRLQEQKDKKQQEYEEQFKFKNMVKCLDEDESNFLDEVSRQQMLVEKQRRDEDLKELNEYRSTLSKLTANTETRKEPEKKAATKSAENKNTFSQAKLLAGAVKRRSSDTSDSVKKQKLETNKGSSHRGSEAEGRFLGAGSVVHRPSVAVCVGILPGLGAYSGSSDSDSSTDSEGIARDAGVRSASELSGSAVH; via the exons ATGGCTGGAGCAGGGGATGGGAAAGTTTTCGTTAACCGGAAGTTTGAGTCGGAAACTGAAATAGAGGAAAAACGCCAGAAAAGACAAGAAGAATGGGAGAAAGTGCGTAAACCCGAGGACCCAGAAG aatgcCCGGAGGAGGTGTATGACCCTCGATCTCTGTTTGACCGGCTGCAGGAGCAGAAGGATAAGAAACAGCAGGAGTACGAGGAGCAGTTCAAATTCA AAAATATGGTGAAGTGTCTGGACGAAGATGAATCGAATTTCCTGGATGAGGTTTCCAGGCAACAGATGCTGGTAGAGAAGCAGCGCAGGGATGAAGATCTGAAGGAATTGAATGAATACAGAA GCACTCTCTCAAAACTGACAGCAAATACCGAAACCAGGAAAGAACCAGAGAAGAAAGCGGCGACTAAATCAGCGGAGAACAAGAACACATTCTCTCAGGCCAAGCTTCTGGCAGGAGCTGTCAAACGCAGGAG TTCAGACACATCAGACAGTGTGAAGAAACAGAAGTTAGAAACAAACAAGGGCAGCAGCCACCGAG GGAGCGAGGCGGAGGGGAGGTTCTTGGGCGCTGGCTCTGTGGTGCACCGCCCCTCTGTGGCGGTGTGTGTGGGCATCCTGCCGGGCCTGGGGGCCTACTCAGGAAGCAGCGACTCCGACTCCAGCACAGACAGCGAAG
- the LOC117424206 gene encoding PSME3-interacting protein-like isoform X1: protein MAGAGDGKVFVNRKFESETEIEEKRQKRQEEWEKVRKPEDPEECPEEVYDPRSLFDRLQEQKDKKQQEYEEQFKFKNMVKCLDEDESNFLDEVSRQQMLVEKQRRDEDLKELNEYRSTLSKLTANTETRKEPEKKAATKSAENKNTFSQAKLLAGAVKRRSSDTSDSVKKQKLETNKGSSHRGSEAVGRGSGAGSVVHRVGILVQVLFNELLCLSSGSEAEGRFLGAGSVVHRPSVAVCVGILPGLGAYSGSSDSDSSTDSEGIARDAGVRSASELSGSAVH from the exons ATGGCTGGAGCAGGGGATGGGAAAGTTTTCGTTAACCGGAAGTTTGAGTCGGAAACTGAAATAGAGGAAAAACGCCAGAAAAGACAAGAAGAATGGGAGAAAGTGCGTAAACCCGAGGACCCAGAAG aatgcCCGGAGGAGGTGTATGACCCTCGATCTCTGTTTGACCGGCTGCAGGAGCAGAAGGATAAGAAACAGCAGGAGTACGAGGAGCAGTTCAAATTCA AAAATATGGTGAAGTGTCTGGACGAAGATGAATCGAATTTCCTGGATGAGGTTTCCAGGCAACAGATGCTGGTAGAGAAGCAGCGCAGGGATGAAGATCTGAAGGAATTGAATGAATACAGAA GCACTCTCTCAAAACTGACAGCAAATACCGAAACCAGGAAAGAACCAGAGAAGAAAGCGGCGACTAAATCAGCGGAGAACAAGAACACATTCTCTCAGGCCAAGCTTCTGGCAGGAGCTGTCAAACGCAGGAG TTCAGACACATCAGACAGTGTGAAGAAACAGAAGTTAGAAACAAACAAGGGCAGCAGCCACCGAG GGAGCGAGGCGGTGGGGAGGGGCTCAGGTGCTGGCTCTGTGGTGCACCGCGTGGGCATCCTGGTCCAGGTTCTGTTTAATGAGCTGCTGTGTCTGTCCTCAGGGAGCGAGGCGGAGGGGAGGTTCTTGGGCGCTGGCTCTGTGGTGCACCGCCCCTCTGTGGCGGTGTGTGTGGGCATCCTGCCGGGCCTGGGGGCCTACTCAGGAAGCAGCGACTCCGACTCCAGCACAGACAGCGAAG